Proteins encoded by one window of Lathyrus oleraceus cultivar Zhongwan6 chromosome 1, CAAS_Psat_ZW6_1.0, whole genome shotgun sequence:
- the LOC127119052 gene encoding probable ribosomal protein S11, mitochondrial has protein sequence MFRSLCSSIIHGRRSLLAASNLTLPSHSNFFRGYVRGFSSSSWGLSGRNQSENVNASARPDFLRDIENINPRSENNAEIGGNSRRMDFVRGAIEEDEKSIMGGYLYNQYHYEHDADFVHIKMLRNNTFVTVTDAKGNVKLSGSAGSLKDMKSGQKLSRYAAEATAEVVGRRARGLGLKSVVMKVNGFTHFRRKRQAILSWREGFTDSRGDKNPIVYIEDTTRRPHNGCRLPKSRRI, from the exons ATGTTTCGCTCTTTGTGTTCTTCCATTATTCATGGCCGACGATCTCTTCTCGCTGCATCCAACCTCACACTTCCTTCTCATTCTAACTTCTTCCGAG GATATGTTAGAGGATTTTCGAGCTCAAGTTGGGGTTTAAGTGGGCGGAATCAAAGTGAAAATGTAAATGCAAGTGCTCGTCCAGATTTTCTGCGTGATATAGAGAATATTAACCCCAGAAGTGAGAATAATGCTGAGATTGGTGGAAATTCCAGGCGTATGGACTTTGTGAGAGGAGCTATAGAAGAAGATGAAAAGAGTATTATGGGAGGTTATCTATACAACCAGTATCATTATGAGCATGATGCCGATTTTGTTCATATTAAAATGTTGCGCAACAATACTTTCGTTACAGTGACCGATGCAAAAGGAAATGTAAAGCTCAGTGGCTCTGCTGGTTCCTTGAAAGATATGAAATCAGGGCAAAAGCTTTCTAGGTATGCTGCTGAAGCAACAGCAGAAGTGGTCGGAAGAAGAGCTAGGGGTTTAGGGTTGAAATCTGTTGTCATGAAAGTGAACGGATTTACTCATTTTCGGAGGAAAAGGCAAGCGATATTGAGCTGGAGGGAAGGATTTACTGATTCTCGAGGGGATAAAAATCCGATTGTATACATTGAAGATACAACTCGTCGTCCCCATAATGGCTGCAGATTGCCAAAGAGTCGACGTATCTAG